CCATGAAGTTCCCCAAGCAGGTGGGCGATACCTCCAAGCGCATCGATTATCCGGGAATGATCACCCTGGCGTCGGCCCTGACCCCCGCCCTGCTGATCATGACCTGGGGTGGAAGCACCTACGCCTGGGATGGCATTGAGGTGATCGGCATGGCCGTCCTCTCGATCGCATCGTTGATAGCCTTCGTGATGATCGAACGAAGGTCGGAGGACCCCATCCTGCCATTGCACCTGTTCAAGGAGCCCATCTTCACCATGGGCAGCATGGGGCTTCTGATAATCTCCATGGGGCTGTTCGGGGTCATCGCCTTCCTGCCTTTGTTCCTGCAGTCGGTCATCGGCATGAGCGCCACCAGCAGTGGGGAGACCCTCATCCCGTTGATGATGGGGGTCATGATCACCATGCTGGCGAGCGGATTCCTGCTCAAGCGCACCGGTTACAAGATATGGCTGATCATCGGCCCGCCGCTCTCGGCCTTCGGTCTGTTCATGCTTTCCACCATGCACGCGGGCAGCTCTCAGACCGACGCCATCATCTACCTAATCATAATCGGGATGGGGCTGGGTTCGGTGATGTCCAATTATATCGTCGCCGCTCAGAACATCATGAACAAGAAGGAGATGGGTGTGGTGACATCGTCCATGACCCTGTTCCGCAGCATCGGCGGGACCATCGGGGTCACCGTGCTCGGGGCCATCGTCAACAACAGGATGGGGGAGGAACTGAGCGCCAATCTGCCCGCGGGGGCCATCTCCATGCTGCCGACCACCGATGTGAACAGCATAGGAGGCCTGTTACTGTCACCTCTGGCCTCGACCATCCCCGTCCCGATCCTGGACGCTATCAGGTTGTCGCTCAGCAACAGTATTACCTACATGTTCCTGATCGGAGCGTTCATCGTGCTGACCGGGATCATAGCCAGCCTTCTCATAAGGAGCGAGCCGCTGAAGAGCGCGGCGGAGTACCACAAGGTCCCCGTCGCGGAGGCCGTCCCAATGACAACGGCCGACGTTCCCGTGGGACCGATCGAACCTGTCCAGAAAGATGAAGGATAGAAAACCTCTTTCAATCTATATTACCGAAAAGAACAGGACACGCACTCGTGAAAGGTGTTTCAAATGAATCTGTACAGAACCATCCTAATACCGACCGACGGAAGTAGCAACAGCAGGTCGGCGATCGAGCACGGGCTCGAGATCGCCAAGCTATCGAACGCTGAGGTCACCACATTGAGCGTCATCGATGTCGGCGATGTGTCCTCGACCCTGCAGGGTATGAACCCCGCGCCCCACGGCTCCGTCCAGGCGGAGGTGGCCGACGCCGCGGTAGGAGAAGCGTCCGCCATGGCCGAGAAGGCGGGGGTCAAGATGAAGGTGGAGGTCAGAATGGGCAGCCCGGCGCTTGACATAATCGAGATGTCAGGTAAGTTCGACCTGATCGTCATGGGCACCCAGGGGCGAACAGGATTGCCGCACCTGCTCATCGGAAGCGTGGCCGAGAAGGTGGTGCGCGAAGCGAAGTGCCCGGTACTGGTCATCAAGGCCAAGAAGTAAGGCGCATCGGCCGGGGGTTCCCGGCCAGATCACGCTACGAACGATCTCTAAAACGCCTTTCCGTTCATTTTCATCCCTGTCATAGCATATTCATGAATGGCCGGGGCAGCTCGCTCCTTTAATTACCCCTCGCTCCCCTATTATACACTGAGGTGAGAACGTGACCGCGGAGAAGCGCAAAAAGTCGGAGGACGATTCCGAGAGGTTCGTCTATGAGAAGGAAAAGGTGTTCGAGGACATCTACGACGATGACGCCAGGCAGGAGATGCTCGAGGACGACGAGATAACCGCCGCGGAAGAGGGGTTCATGCGCGGCTGGGAAGGCACCGTGGAAGGTGGGAAGAAGCATAGGAAGGACAGCGCCCACAAGGACACGGCATCCGTCGAGCTGGCCAAGGAACAGTATCAGGAGGACTAGCCGCCCTCCAGATACGTCCCATGAATGCGTTTATGAAATTAGGATCGATCATCGTGAGGGTATCTGGTACTCTCTGACCATTTCAGCCATCTCCTGCAATCTTTTGTTGACCAGGTAGTTGATGGTGCCCTTCTTGTACGATCCGTCCGCCAGTATTTTCCCTGCGGGCACCCCGGTGAGCACCTCGATGCCCTCATCGATCGTCTTCACCGGGTATATGGTGAACTTCCCCTTCTTGGCGGCTTCCAATATCTCTTCCTTCAGCATCAGGTTCTGAACGTTGCTCCCTGGTATCATCACACCATTTTCTTTGGTCAACCCCTTGGCCTTGCACACCTCGAAGAAGCCTTCGAGCTTCTCGTTCACGCCTCCGATGGCTTGAATCTCGCCCCTTTGGTTGACAGAGCCGGTGACAGCAAGGCTCTGCTTGATCGGCAGACCGGAGAGGGCGGAAAGGATGGCGTAAAGTTCCGTACTGGAGGCACTGTCTCCGTCCACACCTCCATAGCTCTGCTCGAAGACGAGCTTGGCGCTCAGGGAAAGGGGCTTGTCCTGGGCATATTTATGGGCCAGATAACCTCCGAGGATAAGCACGCCCTTGGTGTGCGTCGGTCCTCCCATCTGGGACTGTCGCTCGATATCGATGATCCCGTCACGGCCCACGGCCACGCTGGCGGTCACCCGTGAGGGCCTTCCGAACGCCAGGTCGCCCATTGCCATGACCGACAGCCCGTTTATCTGTCCTACCTTGCTTCCCTCGGTATCTATGAGGTAGATCCCGCGATCGATGAACTCATGGACCTTCTCCTGGATCAGGCTGGAGCGGTAAAGCTTCTCCTCGATGGCCTTGTTGATGTGTTCCACGGTGATGAGCTTCGATCCCTCCCGCATGGCGTAGAAGTTCGCCTCCTTGATCAGGTCGGCCACGTTGGAGAACCTGGTGGAAAGCTTCCGCTGGTCCTGGGCAAGCCTTGACCCGAACTCCACCACCTTGGCAATGGCGGTGTTGTCCAGATGTTTCAGTTTGAACTTGTTGCATATGGTGCATATGAAGAGGGCGTACTTCATCGCGGAACCCTCGTCCCGGTCCATCACCACGTCGAAGTCCGCTCTTACCTTGAAGAGGTCCTGAAAGTCGGGATCTCCCTGATGGAGTATCTGATAGACCTCCGGCGTACCGATGAGCACGACCTTCACGTTCAGAGGGATCGGTTGAGGTTTGAGGCCTCTGGTGGAGATGAAACCCGCGTGCTCCCCCGGTTCCTCTACCTCCACGTTCTCATTCCTCAGGGCGTGCTTGAGGCCGTCCCAGGCAAAGGGATATCGAAAGAGGTCCATTACCGGTATGACCAAGTAGCCACCGTTCGCCTTGTGCAGTGAACCGGGGCGGATCATACTGAAATCGGTGGTGACCACACCGAACTGCATCTCCTTTTCCGATTTTCCGATGAGGTTCGGGTAGCTGGGGGTCTCCTCGAAGATCACCGGGGCGCCCAAGGCGCTGCCGTTGTCCACCACGACGTTGATCTCGTACTTCCGGAAGGCCAGGTCCTTCGCCAACCATTGCTGGAACTGGGCTGGGCCCTGCTCCGGTTGGGGATGGTTCCCTTTAAGGAACGTCCCAAGGTTCCTCAGTATGTCCTTCTGGACGTTCTCGATGTGCGAGAACACCTCCCGGATCGAGCTGTATCTCTCCTTCAGATCGGTTAGGAGATGGCCGATGGCCTCCATCGCGATCTCGATGTTGAGCTCGGCGACGACCTCCAAACCTTTAAGATCGATCTCCCGGACCTTGCGGAATATGACCCGAAGCTGTTCATCCAGTGTATGCCTGCTCTCGAGGATCCTCTCCTTTTTCTCCTTGGGGAGGGCCTCGAATTCCTCTGGACTGAGCGGCTTACCGTCGAGGACAGGAATGATGATCAGGCCCGCAGCTCCCAATTGGATAGTGAAGCCAAGCTTTTCCGCGACCTCATTGGCCTGATCGATCAGATCCACCCGCTCCTTGGTGAGCTTTCCAAGGGCCTGCTGGCGTTTGGCATCGTACTCCTCGCTCTCGAACGTCTTGGGCAGCGTCTTTCTGGCCTCTTCGATGAAGGCGGCCATATCGGCCTTCAGTTGGATGCCCGTTCCCGGGGGGAGGCGCATGGCCAGCGGCTCGTAGGGATTGGCAAAGTTGTTGACATAGATCCAATCGGCCGCCTTAGGTTTGGTGCTGGCCAATTCGTAAAGGAAGTTATTGACCGCGGTCTTCCTGCCAGTGCCGGGCGATCCGGACACATATATGTTGAACCCCTTCTCCAGAATCTCAAGACCGAAATGGAGGGCCTTCTGGGCCCTTTCCTGCCCGATGATCTCATCCGTTGGTCTCAGCGTCTCCGTAGAAGTGCAATCCACCTTTTTAGGGTCGTACAAGGCCCGGTAATCCTTAAGCGGTATGGGTTTGATCATTCACTATTTCCCTCGTAATTTTATTGCGTTTGTCAGCTTAAAAAAGAATCGTTCATTCAGGGCAGTGGTCCCACATCGAAGATCACCCAATGCAGGTTCCCGCAGAATTTCAGCCAGGAAAAGGTCCCGTTACCATTGGGGGGATGTCGGGACCGCCCAGCTCGCCCTTCATCGAACCGCTCTTCAGGCATCCTCGGTCAATTGGTCCCCGATCTCCTATTCCATATCGAGCATGGTTCCAGATCATCGGTCACGCTAGGCGATCACTTCAGTGACCTCTCCGGGCACGGCATGAGTACCGTCCAGGGAACCAGCTGATCCGAGGGTCACTTGGACAGGGCCCTACGGAACATCATGGTGGTCGCGCTCAGCGTGATCGTTCCGACGATGGCTATGGCCAGGAACGCCTGTCCTATCAGACCCCAGTCAAAGCCATGGATGATCATCCCTCGTACGGCATCGGCCACGTACGAGACCGGATTGTATCCTGAGAACGTCTGCACCCACGGTGCCAGGAACTCCATGGGCATCACCGCGGTGGAGAGGAAAAGCATCGGGAACACGAACATGATGGAGATGACCAGCGTCGACTCGGAGTTCCTGGTGGTCAATGCTACGAACGTCGAGATGCCGGACCAGGCTATGCCGAAGAACATGACCATCAGCAGTATCATCGCGATGCCGGGGAGACCGGCGGCCACCTGGACCCCCAGGATGTAACCGAGGACGATGATGATCGAGACCTGCATGACGATGCGGAAGCCGTCGCTGAACACCTTGCCCATCAGTATGGAGGAGCGCCGGACGGGCGTGGTCCTCATCTTGTCAAGATAGCCAGATTCGACGTCATCGACCATACCTAGTCCGCTCTGCAAAGCGGATGTCAGCACGGTCTGAACGATCACCGCGGCGCTGAAGAAGGTGAGATAGGAACCGGTACCGGTGAGACGTTCGAAACCGGGGATGTCAGCGACCGCTTGGAACGCCTGCGTGAACAGAAGGAACCATATCAGCGGTTGGATCATGGAGAAGGTGAGGTTGGTCGGGCGTCGTACCAGCTTGCGCATCCAGCGACTGAAGATGGCGGAGATCTCCGTGAGAAAGTCCAATTTCAGCTCCATGATCAGCGCCTCCGGGAACGAAAGCCGATCTTGGGCGGCAGCTTCTGAAGATCGGTCCGCAGATGTTTTCCGGTGAACTTGATGAACACGTCGTCCAGCGACGGTTTGGCCAATACCAGGTTATCGATCTCGATCTGTGCGCTATCGAGTGAGCGGACGATCAGCGGCACGAGATTGCTGCCGTTGGTGCTGTAGATCACGATGCCATCGGTACAATTGATGCCTTCATTGGTACAGTCCTGCGCCTCTTTGACACCAGGTAGCTGAGATACCATGTCCACCGCCTTGCGGACCAGGTTCGGGTCCTCCCCTCCCTTGATGACCAGGCGTATCATGTCCGCGCCGATCTGACCCTTCAGTTCGCTCGGCTCTCCCTCGGCCACGATCTTGCCGTTGTCTATGATGCAGAGGCGGTGAGCCAGCTGGTCCGCCTCATCCATGTACTGGGTGGTAAGGAAGATGGTGGTGCCCTTACGGTTCAGGTCCCGGATGTGGTCCCAGATGGCACGTCGGCTCTGGGGGTCCAGCCCGGTGGTCGGCTCGTCAAGAAAAAGGATCTCCGGGTCGGAGACCAGGGCGGTCGCCAGGTCAAGACGGCGCTTCATTCCCCCGGAGTACGTGCCGGCGATCCGATCGCCGACGTCGGCGAGGCCCACGGTCTTGAGCAGGTCGCTCGCCTTTTGCACCGCCTTATCCTTGGGAATGTGGAAATATCGGCACTGGAGGATCAGATTCTCTCGACCGGAAAGGTCGGCATCGACGCCGATCTCCTGTGAGGCGTAGCCGATGATCCTACGGATCTCACGAGCGTCCTTCTCGATGTCGAAACCATTGATATCGACCTCGCCGGAGGTTTTCTTTAGAAGGGTGGTAAGAACCTTGATGGCGGTGCTCTTACCGGCTCCGTTGGGGCCGAGAAAACCGAATATCTCGCCCTTTGTGACCGTGAAGGAGATATCGTCGACGGCGCGGATATCGGGATCGTAGAGCTTGACCAAATTTTTAACCGTAATTATGTCGGACATAGGATCGATCGACCTGGGGATATGGCATGGGGCGATCAGAGTTCCCCAAATTCGTCTAGGTACTTTTCTCTGACCTTATTTAGATATCACCGACCTTTCGATCGAACAATAGAGAAAATGTCACATTAGGACCATTCTCGCATTCGACCGAGGTCTCCTTCCACCGCGATCTCTCGCGCCTGAAAAAATGGGGGTCGTCACGCCCCTTATCGATGCGAGTAGCCAGCATCGGTGACGGTGGAGGTTGGAAGGATGAAGTACAGCGAATATTCCTGGTCACCGGCGATCTCGTCGGCTTCCACCTCGACATCCGTTTTTGACAGACCATCGGCGATGACCTTCTGGTCCAGGACCGCGATCCATTTCCGCGGGTACTTCTGCATCAGGTCGATGTAGTTCTCCTTGAACCACATGTCGTTCCTCATGTCCTTCATGCTCTCACGCCCTTCTTCGTCATCCATCACATCAATTCCCCCTACGGTAATAATATTCTAGCTTGGAGGACATTATT
The DNA window shown above is from Methanomassiliicoccales archaeon and carries:
- a CDS encoding MDR family MFS transporter — encoded protein: MFGKNRTKDNDGSVSAPDDGEYKKNRARSFIMLGLALGMLLASLDQTVVGTSLPKIVGDLGGMSLFAWLFTGYMLAEVLSIPVAGKMSDRYGRKPVFLVGMGLFLGGSILAGMSNSMEMLIMCRFVQGLGGGALMPVSMATVADLYAPTERGKIQGMLGAVFAVSSVIGPFLGGFIVDNLDWRWVFYVNLPVGFLAIAVTSMKFPKQVGDTSKRIDYPGMITLASALTPALLIMTWGGSTYAWDGIEVIGMAVLSIASLIAFVMIERRSEDPILPLHLFKEPIFTMGSMGLLIISMGLFGVIAFLPLFLQSVIGMSATSSGETLIPLMMGVMITMLASGFLLKRTGYKIWLIIGPPLSAFGLFMLSTMHAGSSQTDAIIYLIIIGMGLGSVMSNYIVAAQNIMNKKEMGVVTSSMTLFRSIGGTIGVTVLGAIVNNRMGEELSANLPAGAISMLPTTDVNSIGGLLLSPLASTIPVPILDAIRLSLSNSITYMFLIGAFIVLTGIIASLLIRSEPLKSAAEYHKVPVAEAVPMTTADVPVGPIEPVQKDEG
- a CDS encoding universal stress protein — its product is MNLYRTILIPTDGSSNSRSAIEHGLEIAKLSNAEVTTLSVIDVGDVSSTLQGMNPAPHGSVQAEVADAAVGEASAMAEKAGVKMKVEVRMGSPALDIIEMSGKFDLIVMGTQGRTGLPHLLIGSVAEKVVREAKCPVLVIKAKK
- a CDS encoding ATP-binding protein, whose product is MIKPIPLKDYRALYDPKKVDCTSTETLRPTDEIIGQERAQKALHFGLEILEKGFNIYVSGSPGTGRKTAVNNFLYELASTKPKAADWIYVNNFANPYEPLAMRLPPGTGIQLKADMAAFIEEARKTLPKTFESEEYDAKRQQALGKLTKERVDLIDQANEVAEKLGFTIQLGAAGLIIIPVLDGKPLSPEEFEALPKEKKERILESRHTLDEQLRVIFRKVREIDLKGLEVVAELNIEIAMEAIGHLLTDLKERYSSIREVFSHIENVQKDILRNLGTFLKGNHPQPEQGPAQFQQWLAKDLAFRKYEINVVVDNGSALGAPVIFEETPSYPNLIGKSEKEMQFGVVTTDFSMIRPGSLHKANGGYLVIPVMDLFRYPFAWDGLKHALRNENVEVEEPGEHAGFISTRGLKPQPIPLNVKVVLIGTPEVYQILHQGDPDFQDLFKVRADFDVVMDRDEGSAMKYALFICTICNKFKLKHLDNTAIAKVVEFGSRLAQDQRKLSTRFSNVADLIKEANFYAMREGSKLITVEHINKAIEEKLYRSSLIQEKVHEFIDRGIYLIDTEGSKVGQINGLSVMAMGDLAFGRPSRVTASVAVGRDGIIDIERQSQMGGPTHTKGVLILGGYLAHKYAQDKPLSLSAKLVFEQSYGGVDGDSASSTELYAILSALSGLPIKQSLAVTGSVNQRGEIQAIGGVNEKLEGFFEVCKAKGLTKENGVMIPGSNVQNLMLKEEILEAAKKGKFTIYPVKTIDEGIEVLTGVPAGKILADGSYKKGTINYLVNKRLQEMAEMVREYQIPSR
- a CDS encoding ABC transporter permease, which encodes MELKLDFLTEISAIFSRWMRKLVRRPTNLTFSMIQPLIWFLLFTQAFQAVADIPGFERLTGTGSYLTFFSAAVIVQTVLTSALQSGLGMVDDVESGYLDKMRTTPVRRSSILMGKVFSDGFRIVMQVSIIIVLGYILGVQVAAGLPGIAMILLMVMFFGIAWSGISTFVALTTRNSESTLVISIMFVFPMLFLSTAVMPMEFLAPWVQTFSGYNPVSYVADAVRGMIIHGFDWGLIGQAFLAIAIVGTITLSATTMMFRRALSK
- a CDS encoding ATP-binding cassette domain-containing protein — translated: MSDIITVKNLVKLYDPDIRAVDDISFTVTKGEIFGFLGPNGAGKSTAIKVLTTLLKKTSGEVDINGFDIEKDAREIRRIIGYASQEIGVDADLSGRENLILQCRYFHIPKDKAVQKASDLLKTVGLADVGDRIAGTYSGGMKRRLDLATALVSDPEILFLDEPTTGLDPQSRRAIWDHIRDLNRKGTTIFLTTQYMDEADQLAHRLCIIDNGKIVAEGEPSELKGQIGADMIRLVIKGGEDPNLVRKAVDMVSQLPGVKEAQDCTNEGINCTDGIVIYSTNGSNLVPLIVRSLDSAQIEIDNLVLAKPSLDDVFIKFTGKHLRTDLQKLPPKIGFRSRRR
- a CDS encoding DUF5678 domain-containing protein, whose translation is MDDEEGRESMKDMRNDMWFKENYIDLMQKYPRKWIAVLDQKVIADGLSKTDVEVEADEIAGDQEYSLYFILPTSTVTDAGYSHR